A genomic stretch from Physeter macrocephalus isolate SW-GA chromosome 12, ASM283717v5, whole genome shotgun sequence includes:
- the POMC gene encoding pro-opiomelanocortin — translation MPRLCSTCSGVLLLALLLQASMEVRGWCLESSQCQDLTTESNLLACIRACKPDLSAETPVFPGNGDEQALTENPRKYVMSHFRWDRFGRRNGSGIGGAAQEGEEEQGAGGEGPGPRGDGAEPGPREDKRSYSMEHFRWGKPVGKKRRPVKVYPNGAEDESAEAFPLEFKRELAGERPEPARGPEAPAEGAAARAELQYGLVAEAKAAEKKDEGPYKMEHFRWGSPPKDKRYGGFMTSEKSQTPLVTLFKNAIIKNAHKKGQ, via the exons ATGCCGAGATTGTGCAGCACTTGTTCGGGCGTCTTGCTGCTGGCCTTACTGCTTCAGGCCTCCATGGAAGTGCGTGGTTGGTGCCTGGAGAGCAGCCAGTGTCAGGACCTCACCACGGAAAGTAACCTGCTG GCGTGCATCCGGGCCTGCAAGCCCGACCTCTCGGCCGAGACGCCCGTGTTCCCCGGCAACGGCGACGAGCAGGCGCTGACCGAGAACCCCCGGAAGTACGTCATGAGCCACTTCCGCTGGGACCGCTTTGGCCGCCGGAATGGCAGCGGCATCGGCGGCGCGGCCCAGGAGGGCGAGGAggagcagggggcggggggcgaggGCCCGGGGCCCCGCGGCGATGGCGCCGAGCCGGGCCCGCGCGAGGACAAGCGCTCCTACTCCATGGAGCACTTCCGCTGGGGCAAGCCGGTGGGCAAGAAGCGGCGCCCCGTGAAGGTGTACCCCAACGGCGCCGAGGACGAGTCGGCCGAGGCCTTCCCCCTTGAGTTCAAAAGGGAGCTGGCCGGGGAGCGGCCCGAGCCGGCGCGCGGCCCCGAGGCCCCGGCCGAGGGCGCGGCCGCCCGGGCCGAGCTGCAGTATGGCCTGGTGGCGGAGGCCAAGGCGGCCGAGAAGAAGGACGAGGGGCCGTATAAGATGGAGCACTTCCGCTGGGGCAGCCCGCCCAAGGACAAGCGCTACGGCGGCTTCATGACCTCCGAGAAGAGCCAGACGCCCCTGGTCACGCTGTTCAAAAACGCCATCATCAAGAACGCCCACAAGAAGGGCCAGTGA